A single genomic interval of Chitinophaga sp. 180180018-3 harbors:
- the mnmG gene encoding tRNA uridine-5-carboxymethylaminomethyl(34) synthesis enzyme MnmG — translation MFPSYDIIVVGAGHAGCEAAAAAANMGSKVLLVTMNMQTIAQMSCNPAMGGIAKGQIVREIDALGGYSGIVTDQSMIQFRMLNRSKGPAMWSPRTQNDRMLFAAKWREALEKTPNVDFYQDMVKGLLVKDGRCYGVITGLGHEIKAKAVVLTNGTFLNGVIHIGEKQFGGGRVAEKAATGITEQLVSLGFESDRLKTGTPPRIDGRSLDYSKMEEQKGDDEIIGFSYLDIEKIKPAQQRSCWITYTSEAVHEMLRTGFDRSPMFQGRIQGTGPRYCPSIEDKINRFAERERHQLFVEPEGWDTVEIYVNGFSTSLPEEVQMKALRLVPGFENCRMFRPGYAIEYDYFPPTQLQFSLETKQIQHLFFAGQINGTTGYEEAACQGIMAGINAHLKSRELDPFILKRSEAYIGVLIDDLINKGTEEPYRMFTSRAEFRTLLRQDNADLRLTERSYKMGLASEERMQRVQEKRQGVEQIKRILKELSIEPEEISSLLADRASAPLTQKQKAHQILLRPGLDIFSMKDRVEKIGQALVAFNNETLEQAEIQIKYDVYIEKENELVQKMSQLEDLVIPANFDYGKLVSLSNEARQKFNKIRPHTLGQASRISGVNPSDVQILMVYMGR, via the coding sequence ATGTTTCCATCGTACGATATAATTGTTGTAGGCGCCGGGCACGCAGGCTGTGAGGCTGCTGCTGCTGCCGCCAATATGGGCTCCAAAGTATTATTGGTGACCATGAATATGCAAACCATTGCTCAGATGAGTTGCAACCCTGCTATGGGAGGGATCGCAAAAGGACAGATAGTAAGGGAGATAGATGCCCTGGGTGGTTATTCTGGCATTGTTACAGATCAGTCTATGATCCAGTTTCGTATGCTGAACCGCTCAAAAGGACCTGCCATGTGGAGCCCTCGTACACAAAACGACCGTATGCTGTTCGCTGCAAAATGGAGAGAAGCATTGGAAAAAACACCAAACGTCGATTTCTACCAGGATATGGTAAAAGGACTTTTAGTGAAGGATGGAAGATGCTATGGGGTAATTACCGGGTTAGGGCATGAGATAAAAGCTAAAGCGGTTGTACTCACTAATGGTACCTTTCTGAATGGAGTAATCCATATCGGCGAGAAACAATTTGGTGGGGGAAGAGTGGCTGAGAAGGCTGCAACCGGAATCACAGAACAACTGGTTTCATTGGGTTTCGAAAGTGATCGCCTGAAAACAGGTACACCTCCCCGAATTGATGGCCGGAGTCTTGATTACTCCAAAATGGAGGAACAGAAAGGAGACGATGAGATTATAGGGTTTTCTTACCTCGACATCGAAAAAATTAAACCAGCTCAGCAACGAAGCTGCTGGATCACATATACCAGCGAGGCTGTACATGAAATGCTTCGTACCGGCTTTGACCGTTCTCCTATGTTCCAGGGGAGAATTCAGGGAACCGGACCGCGTTACTGCCCTAGTATTGAAGACAAGATCAACCGTTTCGCTGAGCGGGAAAGACACCAGCTCTTCGTAGAACCGGAAGGTTGGGACACAGTGGAAATCTATGTAAACGGGTTCTCTACCTCCTTACCGGAAGAGGTACAAATGAAAGCGCTTCGCCTGGTTCCCGGATTTGAAAACTGCCGTATGTTCAGGCCCGGATACGCTATTGAGTACGATTATTTTCCACCTACCCAATTGCAGTTTTCCCTGGAAACAAAGCAGATTCAGCACCTTTTCTTCGCTGGCCAGATCAACGGTACCACAGGGTATGAAGAGGCGGCCTGTCAGGGTATCATGGCTGGGATCAATGCACACCTTAAATCAAGGGAGCTGGATCCATTTATCCTGAAAAGAAGTGAAGCCTATATAGGCGTACTGATAGACGATCTGATCAACAAAGGAACGGAAGAACCATACCGGATGTTCACTTCCCGTGCTGAATTCAGAACGCTGTTACGGCAGGATAACGCTGATCTCAGATTAACAGAAAGAAGTTACAAAATGGGATTGGCATCAGAAGAAAGGATGCAACGGGTACAGGAAAAACGACAGGGAGTAGAACAAATCAAGCGCATACTAAAGGAACTTTCCATTGAGCCGGAGGAGATCAGTTCACTACTGGCCGACCGCGCTTCTGCGCCACTTACGCAAAAACAAAAAGCCCATCAGATCCTGTTAAGACCCGGCCTGGATATTTTTTCTATGAAAGACAGGGTTGAAAAAATAGGTCAGGCATTGGTGGCTTTCAATAATGAAACATTGGAACAGGCAGAAATTCAGATCAAGTATGATGTATACATCGAAAAGGAAAACGAGCTTGTTCAGAAAATGAGCCAGTTGGAAGATCTGGTAATACCAGCAAATTTCGATTACGGAAAACTGGTTTCCTTGTCAAATGAAGCGAGACAAAAATTTAACAAAATACGACCACACACTTTAGGTCAGGCCAGCAGGATCAGTGGAGTAAATCCGAGCGACGTACAGATCCTGATGGTTTATATGGGAAGATAG
- the nadA gene encoding quinolinate synthase NadA, whose translation MIMEIAEAKKNLQRNGFLDIAVDPSLDLFAAIENLKKEKNAIVLAHYYQEPDIQDIADYIGDSLGLSQQAAKTDADIIVFAGVHFMAETAKILSPQKKVLLPDLKAGCSLADSAPPELFKKFRDKYPDHIVISYINCSAGIKALSDIICTSSNAEKIIESVPADQPIIFAPDRNLGSYLIKKTGRDMVLWNGACMVHEIFSLEKITKLKVRHPKARVIAHPECEPAVLAIADYIGSTTGLLKFSQKDDAQEYIVVTETGILHQMQKENPHKTFIPAPPNNACACNDCPHMKLNTLEKLYLCMEYEQPEITMDEALRVAAKKPIERMLEISARAGL comes from the coding sequence ATGATTATGGAAATCGCTGAAGCGAAAAAAAATTTGCAACGAAATGGATTTTTGGATATAGCCGTTGATCCCTCTCTGGATTTATTTGCAGCGATCGAAAATCTGAAAAAGGAAAAAAATGCAATTGTCCTGGCACACTATTATCAGGAGCCGGATATTCAGGATATCGCAGATTACATTGGAGATAGTCTGGGGCTCAGCCAGCAGGCCGCAAAAACAGATGCAGATATTATTGTTTTCGCCGGAGTACACTTTATGGCTGAAACGGCAAAAATTCTGAGCCCTCAGAAAAAGGTGCTGTTGCCGGATCTTAAAGCCGGATGTTCTTTGGCCGATAGTGCTCCACCGGAATTGTTCAAAAAGTTTCGCGATAAATACCCCGATCATATCGTGATTTCCTACATCAACTGCTCTGCAGGTATCAAAGCGCTGAGTGATATTATCTGCACGAGCTCAAATGCTGAGAAGATAATTGAAAGCGTGCCGGCAGATCAACCAATCATTTTCGCACCCGACAGAAACCTGGGTTCATATCTGATCAAGAAGACCGGAAGGGATATGGTGTTGTGGAACGGAGCCTGCATGGTACATGAAATTTTTTCACTGGAGAAAATAACCAAACTAAAAGTGCGTCATCCTAAAGCCAGGGTGATCGCACATCCTGAGTGCGAACCGGCTGTGCTTGCAATAGCTGACTATATCGGATCTACTACAGGACTACTAAAGTTCAGCCAGAAAGATGATGCCCAGGAGTATATCGTTGTTACAGAAACAGGAATACTTCATCAGATGCAGAAAGAGAATCCTCATAAGACTTTTATACCAGCTCCTCCAAATAATGCATGTGCCTGCAATGATTGCCCTCACATGAAATTGAATACGCTGGAAAAATTATATCTGTGCATGGAGTATGAGCAGCCAGAGATTACTATGGATGAAGCTTTACGCGTAGCAGCCAAAAAGCCTATTGAACGTATGCTGGAAATCAGTGCAAGAGCTGGATTATAA
- a CDS encoding FeoA family protein, which yields MKKGMIKLSALTTGKSAVIIEFAKDDLHIKLMEMGCVPGETVKVEKIAPLGDPISIMVAGYNLSLRKTEADHIWVEEI from the coding sequence ATGAAAAAAGGCATGATTAAGTTGTCAGCTCTTACAACAGGGAAAAGCGCAGTAATTATTGAATTTGCAAAAGACGATCTTCATATAAAACTGATGGAAATGGGTTGCGTACCTGGTGAAACAGTGAAGGTGGAAAAAATAGCTCCCCTTGGAGATCCCATATCAATCATGGTTGCCGGTTATAATTTATCGCTTCGAAAAACAGAAGCAGATCATATTTGGGTAGAGGAAATTTAA
- the ybeY gene encoding rRNA maturation RNase YbeY — protein MAIQFTAHEVKDYLKEKRRLKSFLAELFAAEEQGLESLHYIFCSDAYLLEINKQFLNHDTYTDIVTFEMGEDPDVTEGEIYISVDRVVDNAEKFKVPVIQELHRVIFHGALHLCGFKDKSKKDSTLMRAKEDEYLCKYFG, from the coding sequence ATGGCTATTCAATTTACAGCACACGAGGTAAAAGATTATTTGAAGGAAAAGCGCAGGCTGAAATCATTTCTGGCAGAACTTTTCGCCGCAGAAGAGCAGGGATTGGAAAGTCTGCATTATATATTTTGTTCCGATGCTTACTTGCTGGAGATCAATAAGCAATTTTTGAATCACGATACATATACCGACATCGTGACTTTTGAAATGGGAGAGGATCCTGATGTTACTGAGGGAGAAATCTATATCAGCGTGGATAGAGTAGTAGATAACGCGGAGAAGTTCAAAGTTCCAGTTATTCAGGAATTACACAGGGTCATTTTTCACGGCGCCTTGCATCTTTGTGGTTTTAAAGATAAAAGCAAGAAAGACTCGACCCTAATGAGGGCAAAAGAGGATGAATACCTGTGTAAGTATTTTGGATAA